In Halobaculum rubrum, the following are encoded in one genomic region:
- a CDS encoding DUF402 domain-containing protein: MSGDGNGGAGADADGDEAASQRVRVRGIYATALTRSLLDAGHDVVQASPPIRRRFDADLPAADHDAGVETTDDRQGVGVAGDPAAVATLRDHLLDVGLDALAWDDPAPLGAVFDGVVSETLGGGAVIDLGESGAEGFLPFDNADGYVGEDDVLRVQVLTPASPWADDRPTLDTRVRAMAGLATLVPGREGVRVSGADDADARELAGMTDLLSADVPDGWGIEWSRDARDADMDALGDALTRASEHARTLDGALEKPQNEPGLLASPTAGAWVWFGRECRFALDDLRREVTTTMPGHHRTKAASRSASAGVDLAEALVASGEFARDPGDDTDFPFGVVTEQFGPHVGDRVAIGHGKPDGRLIVLGRGEVTDLDPSDGSVTVERRMSAGGSYDALDTRREAGDVATTTFREGRWWYPTVYRGEDGKRKGTYVNVCTPVEAFPDSLRYVDLHVDVVKHGDGRVERVDDDELDEAVERGNLTEELAEKARSVATALERAL; this comes from the coding sequence ATGAGCGGCGACGGGAACGGCGGCGCGGGAGCGGACGCCGACGGCGACGAAGCCGCGTCCCAGCGCGTCCGCGTCAGGGGTATCTACGCCACGGCGCTCACCCGGTCGCTGCTCGACGCCGGCCACGACGTGGTGCAGGCGAGCCCCCCGATCCGGCGTCGGTTCGACGCCGACCTCCCCGCCGCCGACCACGACGCCGGCGTCGAGACCACCGACGACCGACAGGGCGTCGGCGTCGCGGGCGACCCGGCTGCGGTGGCGACGCTCCGTGACCACCTGCTCGACGTGGGGCTCGACGCGCTCGCGTGGGACGATCCCGCGCCGCTGGGCGCGGTGTTCGACGGCGTCGTCTCGGAGACGCTCGGCGGCGGGGCGGTGATCGACCTCGGCGAGTCGGGTGCGGAGGGGTTCCTCCCGTTCGACAACGCCGACGGCTACGTCGGCGAGGACGACGTCCTCCGCGTGCAGGTGCTCACACCGGCGTCGCCGTGGGCCGACGACCGCCCGACGCTCGACACCCGCGTCCGCGCGATGGCCGGCCTCGCGACGCTCGTTCCCGGCCGCGAGGGCGTCCGCGTCAGCGGCGCCGACGACGCCGACGCCCGCGAGTTGGCCGGGATGACCGACCTCCTCTCGGCCGACGTGCCCGACGGCTGGGGGATCGAGTGGAGCCGGGACGCCCGCGACGCGGACATGGACGCGCTCGGCGACGCGCTGACGCGGGCGAGCGAGCACGCCCGGACGCTCGACGGCGCGCTGGAGAAGCCCCAGAACGAACCGGGACTGCTCGCGTCGCCGACCGCGGGCGCGTGGGTGTGGTTCGGCCGCGAGTGTCGCTTCGCGCTGGACGACCTGCGCCGCGAGGTGACGACGACGATGCCCGGCCACCACCGGACGAAGGCCGCCTCGCGGTCCGCCTCCGCCGGCGTCGATCTGGCGGAGGCGCTCGTCGCGTCGGGCGAGTTCGCGCGCGACCCCGGCGACGACACGGACTTCCCGTTCGGCGTCGTCACGGAGCAGTTCGGCCCGCACGTGGGCGACCGCGTCGCCATCGGCCACGGGAAGCCCGACGGCCGGCTCATCGTCCTCGGGCGCGGCGAGGTGACCGACCTCGACCCGTCGGACGGCTCGGTGACGGTCGAGCGTCGGATGAGCGCCGGCGGCAGCTACGACGCGCTCGACACCCGACGGGAGGCGGGCGACGTGGCGACGACGACGTTCCGAGAGGGGCGGTGGTGGTACCCGACGGTCTACCGCGGCGAGGACGGCAAGCGAAAGGGCACCTACGTGAACGTCTGCACCCCCGTCGAGGCGTTCCCGGACTCCCTGCGCTACGTCGACCTCCACGTCGACGTGGTGAAACACGGCGACGGCCGCGTGGAGCGCGTCGACGACGACGAACTCGACGAGGCGGTCGAACGCGGCAACCTCACGGAGGAACTGGCCGAGAAAGCCAGAAGCGTGGCGACGGCGCTGGAGCGGGCGCTGTAG
- a CDS encoding BGTF surface domain-containing protein: protein MTDNNNTIRALFLTALMVFSVFAGTIAFAGTAAAAVGDLSNQSLSPESAATGTSIDYEFNTTVELSSDTAGGSDTVTFTLPNDGTTSVADTEFTSLTTDSVVVKDPSGNTVTASVATSSADGADGEADTITVTFNGGTAGDYSVFVNGTVTTPQTEDYYTVSIGGGDSGGTSISGTLGDIRVTNEDDPQVSSAVAFANDNSDTTDDIEVAFNDPVFKNNTDITTTETALDSANVTVYVNGDTVSTGTIATASDNGALEIPLSSAVDPSDDVVVNINAIQDRVGNSSQPGNVSVTVSSQTINADGGTADDTPDSNSFQGEVVALNFESTSDASFEIDTETDFVFSGTSGVNSDVYLFDTSDRNTSTTYQFSGTDAAYSLGIRSLGLDASVDEENITTADALTGEVTANAGNRDITVEVTDSDDDVVKTATVTLDGSGEGTFDVGSLSDTGTYSVELTDVDTGVTASTNDVTVSETEEGESALGAGTVTVTQGDQAEFTIELNNGATEATVLIGDIAEDGYQANVTVTDGNDDGEVTFDFNTYTAGTTGSTIVTLAGDSEGTDDTVVLDNQGDDEQDLSDILDTGDYIVSTSTGDAAATADSPDEVGTLIIEERSAPSQQLWRTSDDTLETVTDAIDDEDVDEVAAIDSAKDGQVTPTDTVAIDPDGSMDDVLVHQVSADGLEGILANVSASDDSTTTAFYKATQTNNAYGQPVLEVLFEETNPGSNADPAMLNLSKQGSSAPDGLTVVYDEESSDYYVFVDSSLLESNGFEDGDNVETEVNVQDEHLLDIDSDVTAENAEDEYQTAAANFSVEEATGSFDTNADDEVEAVAGNASITGTTNVAPGTEFTVRVQSTDETQPRFIETQTVTVASDGSFEATFNLSNNAAGDTFTASARQAAFSASADGVLVESTATPTATATPADDGTATATATATATATATATATATPDEGTPTATATPDDGGEETTTSTSTPGFGAVLAVIALMGAALLAARRNN, encoded by the coding sequence ATGACAGACAACAACAATACGATCCGCGCGCTGTTCCTGACAGCGCTGATGGTCTTCAGCGTCTTCGCTGGGACTATCGCGTTTGCAGGCACAGCCGCTGCGGCAGTCGGAGACCTCTCTAACCAGAGTCTCTCTCCGGAATCGGCCGCAACAGGCACTAGTATAGATTATGAATTCAACACTACTGTTGAACTCAGTAGTGATACTGCTGGTGGTAGTGACACCGTTACGTTCACTCTCCCGAACGACGGTACCACCTCGGTCGCTGATACAGAATTCACCAGCCTGACGACTGACTCAGTCGTTGTAAAGGACCCTAGCGGAAACACCGTGACAGCATCCGTCGCTACCAGTTCTGCTGATGGTGCTGACGGAGAAGCTGACACGATTACTGTCACCTTCAACGGTGGTACTGCAGGTGACTACAGCGTCTTCGTCAACGGGACGGTGACGACACCGCAGACCGAAGACTACTACACCGTCTCTATCGGTGGTGGTGACTCTGGTGGAACCTCAATCTCCGGTACTCTCGGAGACATTCGGGTGACCAACGAGGACGACCCTCAGGTCAGTAGTGCGGTCGCATTCGCCAACGACAACTCTGACACGACTGACGACATTGAGGTCGCGTTCAACGACCCCGTATTCAAGAACAACACCGACATCACCACGACCGAGACCGCGCTGGACAGCGCAAACGTTACGGTTTACGTCAACGGTGACACTGTCAGTACCGGAACTATCGCAACAGCCTCGGACAACGGTGCGCTCGAGATCCCGCTCAGCTCCGCCGTTGACCCCTCGGATGATGTTGTGGTCAACATTAACGCGATTCAGGACCGGGTCGGCAACTCCAGCCAGCCTGGTAACGTGAGCGTTACCGTCTCGTCCCAGACGATCAACGCTGACGGTGGTACGGCTGACGATACACCGGACAGCAACTCGTTCCAGGGTGAAGTTGTGGCTCTGAACTTCGAGTCCACTTCCGACGCCAGTTTCGAAATCGACACGGAGACTGACTTCGTGTTCTCTGGCACTTCCGGTGTCAACAGCGACGTGTATCTCTTCGACACGTCCGACCGGAATACGAGCACCACGTACCAGTTCTCGGGTACTGACGCGGCCTACAGCCTCGGTATCCGCAGCCTGGGTCTAGACGCCTCGGTTGATGAGGAGAACATCACGACTGCCGACGCTCTGACCGGCGAGGTCACCGCCAACGCCGGTAACCGCGACATCACCGTCGAGGTTACCGACTCCGACGACGACGTTGTCAAGACCGCAACCGTCACGCTTGACGGCTCCGGTGAGGGCACGTTCGACGTCGGCTCGCTCTCGGATACGGGCACCTACTCGGTCGAGCTCACTGACGTCGACACCGGCGTCACGGCGTCGACCAACGACGTGACCGTCAGCGAGACTGAAGAGGGCGAGTCCGCACTCGGCGCGGGCACGGTCACGGTCACGCAGGGTGACCAGGCTGAGTTCACGATCGAACTGAACAACGGCGCCACCGAGGCGACCGTCCTCATCGGCGACATCGCTGAGGACGGCTACCAAGCCAACGTCACTGTCACGGACGGCAATGACGACGGCGAGGTTACGTTCGACTTCAACACCTACACTGCCGGCACGACCGGCAGCACTATCGTCACGCTCGCTGGCGACAGCGAGGGCACTGACGACACAGTCGTGCTGGACAACCAGGGCGACGACGAGCAGGACCTCTCGGACATTCTCGACACTGGCGACTACATCGTCAGTACGAGCACGGGCGACGCGGCCGCGACGGCCGACAGCCCCGACGAGGTCGGCACGCTCATCATCGAGGAGCGCTCGGCACCGAGCCAGCAGCTCTGGCGGACGAGCGACGACACGCTCGAGACTGTGACTGACGCGATCGACGACGAGGACGTCGACGAGGTCGCAGCCATCGACTCGGCGAAGGACGGCCAGGTCACGCCGACTGACACGGTCGCTATCGACCCCGATGGTAGCATGGACGACGTCCTGGTCCACCAGGTTTCCGCTGATGGTCTCGAGGGCATCCTCGCGAACGTGAGTGCCAGCGACGACTCCACGACCACCGCCTTCTACAAGGCGACGCAGACCAACAACGCGTACGGCCAGCCCGTGCTGGAGGTTCTCTTCGAAGAGACCAACCCCGGCTCGAACGCTGACCCCGCTATGCTCAACCTGAGCAAGCAGGGCAGCAGTGCTCCTGACGGCCTGACGGTCGTGTACGACGAGGAATCCTCGGACTACTACGTCTTCGTTGACTCGAGCCTCCTCGAGAGCAATGGCTTCGAGGACGGTGACAACGTCGAGACGGAGGTCAACGTGCAGGACGAGCACCTCCTCGACATCGACAGCGATGTCACCGCAGAGAACGCCGAGGACGAGTACCAGACCGCCGCAGCGAACTTCAGTGTCGAGGAGGCAACGGGCAGCTTCGACACGAACGCTGACGACGAGGTTGAAGCAGTCGCCGGGAACGCGTCCATCACGGGTACGACGAACGTCGCGCCCGGGACGGAGTTCACGGTTCGCGTCCAGTCCACCGACGAGACGCAGCCGCGCTTCATCGAGACGCAGACCGTGACTGTCGCTTCGGACGGCTCGTTCGAGGCAACGTTCAACCTGAGCAACAACGCTGCTGGCGACACGTTCACCGCGAGCGCCCGCCAGGCAGCCTTCTCAGCGTCGGCTGACGGCGTGCTCGTCGAGAGCACGGCCACGCCGACCGCGACCGCGACGCCTGCCGACGACGGCACGGCAACCGCGACCGCGACGGCAACGGCAACCGCAACCGCGACGGCAACCGCGACGGCGACGCCTGACGAGGGCACGCCGACCGCGACCGCGACGCCCGACGACGGCGGCGAGGAGACGACGACCTCGACGTCGACGCCCGGCTTCGGCGCGGTGCTGGCAGTCATCGCCCTGATGGGCGCCGCGCTGCTGGCCGCTCGTCGCAACAACTAA
- a CDS encoding HAD family hydrolase, whose translation MDYDAVVFDMDGVLIERSPSWVFDDAAERALREAGIDEPTDEEFRAVRTLRGGLEDATARFESTHEVAFDRLWRRRNELVTANQATAIEDGEKALYDDAGAALDLPGARGIVSNNQHTAVETVLDRFDLRDRFDTWYGLRPGIEDVGAEKPATGYMERALRDLTADRAVYVGDRSSDVAAAHNAGIDAALVRREFNADADPDPTPEYDVDSLHELVERLAVAD comes from the coding sequence ATGGACTACGACGCCGTGGTGTTCGACATGGACGGGGTGTTGATCGAGCGGTCGCCGTCGTGGGTGTTCGACGACGCCGCCGAGCGCGCGCTGCGGGAGGCGGGCATCGACGAGCCGACCGACGAGGAGTTCCGGGCGGTTCGCACGCTCCGCGGCGGCCTCGAGGACGCGACCGCCCGCTTCGAGTCGACACACGAGGTCGCGTTCGACCGGCTCTGGCGCCGCCGCAACGAGCTGGTCACCGCGAACCAGGCGACCGCGATCGAGGACGGGGAGAAGGCGCTGTACGACGACGCGGGGGCGGCCCTCGACCTCCCGGGCGCCCGCGGGATCGTGAGCAACAACCAGCACACGGCCGTCGAGACCGTCCTCGACCGGTTCGACCTCCGGGACCGCTTCGACACCTGGTACGGCCTTCGACCGGGGATCGAGGACGTCGGGGCCGAGAAACCGGCGACGGGATACATGGAACGCGCCCTGCGTGATCTCACGGCGGACCGGGCCGTCTACGTCGGGGACCGTTCCTCCGACGTCGCGGCCGCCCACAACGCCGGCATCGACGCCGCGCTCGTCCGGCGGGAGTTCAACGCCGACGCCGATCCCGACCCGACGCCGGAGTACGACGTCGACTCGCTGCACGAACTCGTGGAGCGACTGGCGGTCGCGGACTGA
- a CDS encoding NifU family protein — protein MSDLAERVETWMVGQMPIIQMHGGTSVVREADAEEGVVVVELGGTCSGCGISDLTAQNIKRDLIMDFDEVEEVHVKVPDTGDMGSSTVEGGRGGDLQYSTESSDHF, from the coding sequence ATGAGCGACCTCGCGGAGCGCGTCGAGACGTGGATGGTCGGACAGATGCCGATCATCCAGATGCACGGCGGGACGAGCGTCGTGCGCGAGGCCGACGCCGAGGAGGGCGTCGTCGTCGTCGAGCTCGGCGGCACCTGTTCGGGCTGTGGCATCTCCGATCTCACCGCACAGAACATCAAACGCGACCTGATCATGGACTTCGACGAGGTCGAGGAGGTTCACGTGAAGGTCCCCGACACCGGCGACATGGGCTCCAGCACCGTCGAGGGCGGCCGCGGCGGCGACCTCCAGTACTCGACGGAGTCGTCGGACCACTTCTGA
- a CDS encoding cell division protein SepF, with protein sequence MGIMSKILGGGGTHSAEDYVELDLDDFENARGGAGMQVHIAEISDQRDVIDIKDAVYDGDFVIADITRHSTTDQTVERIIDELRQVVGEVDGDIVQKGDDQLVITPTGVTVSREKLGE encoded by the coding sequence ATGGGCATCATGAGCAAGATCCTCGGGGGCGGGGGGACCCACAGCGCCGAGGACTACGTCGAACTGGACCTCGACGACTTCGAGAACGCCCGGGGCGGCGCCGGGATGCAGGTCCACATCGCGGAGATCTCCGACCAGCGAGACGTCATCGACATCAAGGACGCCGTCTACGACGGCGACTTCGTCATCGCCGACATCACCCGCCACTCGACGACCGACCAGACGGTGGAACGCATCATCGACGAGCTCCGGCAGGTCGTCGGCGAGGTCGACGGCGACATCGTTCAGAAGGGCGACGACCAGCTCGTCATCACGCCCACCGGCGTGACGGTGAGCCGCGAGAAGCTCGGCGAGTAG
- a CDS encoding DUF1028 domain-containing protein, whose amino-acid sequence MTFSICVREEYTDEEGDRQTRFGVAVTTRLPGVGTLCPFVSENGAVATQSLVNVELGRKGIEYIDDGLAVEDALQSLLNADDGAEQRQLHGVDADGTFTFSGEECNDWYGHTGGENYTVAGNLLTGEAVIEAVASAYESDAFGDAPLAERLIDALEAGHAEGGDKREHLPVQSAALQVATTEERAVGTYYDDLRVDATETPIADLRETFEEARRGREILMEEYADEREDDEDGDEADAGDRRDEDADGDPNGDAEATAE is encoded by the coding sequence GTGACCTTCAGTATCTGCGTCCGCGAGGAGTACACCGACGAGGAGGGCGACCGACAGACTCGGTTCGGCGTCGCGGTCACGACTCGGCTACCCGGCGTCGGCACGCTCTGTCCGTTCGTCTCCGAGAACGGCGCGGTCGCCACGCAGTCGCTCGTGAACGTGGAGTTGGGACGCAAGGGGATCGAGTACATCGACGACGGCCTCGCCGTCGAGGACGCGCTCCAGTCGCTTCTGAACGCCGACGACGGCGCCGAGCAGCGCCAGCTTCACGGCGTCGACGCCGACGGCACGTTCACGTTCTCCGGCGAGGAGTGCAACGACTGGTACGGCCACACCGGTGGCGAGAACTACACCGTCGCCGGCAACCTCCTCACGGGCGAGGCGGTGATCGAGGCGGTCGCGAGCGCCTACGAGTCGGACGCCTTCGGCGACGCCCCGCTCGCGGAGCGGTTGATCGACGCGCTGGAGGCCGGCCACGCGGAGGGGGGCGACAAGCGCGAGCACCTCCCGGTGCAGTCGGCCGCGCTGCAGGTGGCGACGACCGAGGAGCGGGCGGTCGGCACCTACTACGACGACCTGCGCGTCGACGCCACGGAGACCCCCATCGCCGACCTCCGTGAGACGTTCGAGGAGGCGCGACGGGGACGGGAGATCCTCATGGAGGAGTACGCCGACGAACGGGAAGACGACGAGGACGGGGACGAGGCGGACGCCGGGGATCGGCGGGACGAGGACGCCGACGGCGACCCGAACGGGGACGCCGAGGCCACCGCCGAGTGA
- a CDS encoding RNB domain-containing ribonuclease, whose translation MSDAQSEEEPAQGTAEDQGPVTITQGLADALADKRESLFAEFEIRDEFPPEVKREAKDRTEGVQQEIQDEIDERQDLRELTTWTTDPADAQDFDDAISVEEAADEYHLWVHIADVSHYVHPDSAMWEEAVERGNTVYLPGYTVHMLPPILAETVCSLVPNEDRLAHTVEMHIDKETLSFDEVDIYKSVINSDERLTYKQCEARLEDPDAPLHEKCTLAYEVADQLHEQRKADGSLVLNPSRDRAHTIIEECMLKANKAVTHELMWNRGVEAMYRVHPQPTPEQWNEALKEIQELDGVSIPGDAWGDDPRKAVNAALEEAPDRQLNKIQRAVLKVMPRAKYMNDPFGGHHALNFDIYGHFTSPIRRLSDLINHWIVHENDVPETLVELCDSASDKQKDGETAERLYKQFMQEVGLDSYAVNNRGVEVMDDPEDAQYDRPDTVPE comes from the coding sequence ATGAGTGACGCACAGTCGGAAGAGGAGCCGGCCCAGGGCACCGCCGAGGACCAGGGTCCGGTCACCATCACGCAGGGCCTCGCGGACGCGCTCGCGGACAAACGCGAGTCGCTGTTCGCGGAGTTCGAGATCCGCGACGAGTTCCCGCCGGAGGTGAAACGGGAGGCGAAGGACCGCACCGAGGGCGTCCAACAGGAGATCCAAGACGAGATCGACGAGCGACAGGACCTCCGGGAGCTGACCACGTGGACGACCGACCCCGCCGACGCCCAGGACTTCGACGACGCCATCTCCGTCGAGGAGGCGGCCGACGAGTACCACCTGTGGGTCCACATCGCCGACGTGAGCCACTACGTCCACCCGGACTCCGCGATGTGGGAGGAGGCAGTCGAGCGCGGCAACACGGTGTACCTGCCGGGCTACACCGTCCACATGCTCCCGCCGATCCTCGCGGAGACCGTCTGCTCGCTGGTCCCCAACGAGGACCGACTCGCGCACACCGTCGAGATGCACATCGACAAGGAGACGCTCTCGTTCGATGAGGTGGACATCTACAAGTCGGTGATCAACTCCGACGAGCGCCTCACCTACAAGCAGTGTGAGGCGCGCCTCGAGGACCCCGACGCGCCGCTGCACGAGAAGTGCACGCTCGCGTACGAGGTGGCCGACCAGCTCCACGAGCAGCGCAAGGCGGACGGCTCGCTCGTGCTCAACCCGAGCCGCGACCGCGCACACACCATCATCGAGGAGTGCATGCTGAAGGCGAACAAGGCGGTCACCCACGAGCTGATGTGGAACCGCGGCGTCGAGGCGATGTACCGCGTCCACCCGCAGCCGACGCCCGAGCAGTGGAACGAGGCGCTCAAGGAGATCCAGGAGCTCGACGGGGTCTCGATCCCCGGCGACGCGTGGGGCGACGACCCGCGCAAGGCGGTCAACGCCGCCCTGGAGGAGGCGCCGGACCGACAGCTCAACAAGATCCAACGGGCGGTGCTGAAGGTGATGCCCCGCGCGAAGTACATGAACGACCCCTTCGGCGGCCACCACGCGCTCAACTTCGACATCTACGGGCACTTCACGAGCCCGATCCGTCGGCTCTCGGACCTGATCAACCACTGGATCGTCCACGAGAACGACGTGCCCGAGACCCTCGTCGAGCTGTGCGACAGCGCCTCCGACAAGCAGAAGGACGGCGAGACGGCCGAGCGACTGTACAAACAGTTCATGCAGGAGGTCGGCCTCGACTCGTACGCGGTGAACAACCGCGGCGTCGAGGTGATGGACGACCCCGAGGACGCCCAGTACGACCGCCCGGACACCGTTCCGGAGTGA
- a CDS encoding DUF7562 family protein codes for MWGSRRDRDRSAVVCIACGESLPREEAREYDKHGDRWNRRDKEFEYLCKGCYRDLSHQPRDDLEALLVDVEAAAGGDTQETYVEAYQREVSRRYGEAETDAEDAEDTGGRKD; via the coding sequence ATGTGGGGATCCCGGCGGGACCGGGACCGGTCCGCCGTCGTCTGTATCGCCTGCGGCGAGTCGCTCCCCCGCGAGGAGGCTCGCGAGTACGACAAGCACGGCGATCGTTGGAACCGACGCGACAAGGAGTTCGAGTACCTCTGTAAGGGGTGTTATCGCGACCTCTCACACCAGCCGCGCGACGATCTGGAGGCGCTGTTGGTCGACGTCGAGGCGGCCGCCGGCGGCGACACACAGGAGACGTACGTCGAGGCGTACCAGCGCGAGGTCTCGCGTCGCTACGGCGAGGCGGAGACCGACGCCGAGGACGCCGAGGACACCGGGGGTCGCAAGGACTGA
- a CDS encoding MarR family transcriptional regulator translates to MSRIDEMVERVSWFSPVDYEVLLFFENHDIEASAKVISANIEYDRQYVNKRLRELAEEGLLQKSEESGLYELSGLGREFLSGDLDASDLERDDE, encoded by the coding sequence ATGAGCCGGATTGATGAAATGGTAGAACGAGTGTCGTGGTTCAGCCCTGTTGATTACGAGGTTCTACTATTCTTCGAGAATCACGACATAGAGGCGTCCGCAAAGGTGATCTCTGCCAACATCGAGTACGATCGGCAGTATGTGAATAAGCGTCTGAGAGAATTAGCCGAAGAAGGATTACTCCAGAAGAGCGAGGAAAGCGGATTGTACGAGCTTTCGGGACTCGGCCGTGAATTCCTCTCGGGCGACCTCGACGCCTCAGACCTCGAACGCGACGATGAGTGA
- a CDS encoding RNA-binding protein: protein MDVKSRHHLRSDAVSEIRDALADRLGVDLEGESFELVELTGSPFDLVLVDGEPDVLYYEPDDGDREPFLTVRGANDHPPDRGVVTVDAGAVSFVSDGADVMRPGITEADDSIAEGDLVAVAEETHGKVLGVGRALVDGAEMAGDSGKVVKSLHHVGDDLYEFSI from the coding sequence ATGGACGTCAAGTCACGTCACCACCTCCGAAGCGACGCCGTCTCGGAGATCCGCGACGCGCTCGCCGATCGCCTCGGCGTCGACCTGGAGGGCGAGTCCTTCGAGCTGGTCGAGCTGACCGGCTCCCCCTTCGATCTGGTGCTCGTCGACGGCGAGCCGGACGTGCTGTACTACGAGCCCGACGACGGCGACCGCGAGCCGTTTCTCACGGTCCGGGGCGCCAACGACCACCCGCCCGACCGGGGCGTCGTCACCGTCGACGCCGGCGCGGTGTCGTTCGTCTCCGACGGCGCCGACGTGATGCGCCCGGGGATCACCGAGGCCGACGACTCGATCGCCGAGGGCGACCTCGTCGCGGTCGCCGAGGAGACCCACGGGAAGGTGCTCGGCGTCGGCCGCGCGCTCGTCGACGGCGCGGAGATGGCCGGCGACTCGGGCAAGGTCGTGAAGTCGCTCCACCACGTCGGCGACGACCTCTACGAGTTCTCGATCTGA
- a CDS encoding PrsW family intramembrane metalloprotease, with amino-acid sequence MGKKERTDPIEDAADPSVDLYDVATWEERTSLDGLSVAIYRLLSGSARWGTILVAGLLLVGIGGFSAVTNPAIGALTLLSAIPAFALAAYVYRSDITTSAPLGLLVATFMLGVLTANFAAILNSVAQPYFSPIGFLGTVAFFFLIVGPVEETVKLLAVRLYAYSHDSFDSVLDGAVYGAMAGLGFAFIENALYISRGIEQSGLDLGLGLIGIGGGITFTRALAGPGHVIYSAFAGYYLGLAKFNPENRGPIVVKGLVIAALIHATYNSTVGIGSAALSAFVGLPTLASSFVYIAMFDGVFALVLLRKINRYRTAYTSAHETDAPAEEEQRSELTEFDA; translated from the coding sequence ATGGGCAAGAAGGAGCGCACCGACCCGATCGAGGACGCGGCGGACCCCTCGGTGGATCTGTACGACGTGGCGACCTGGGAGGAGCGAACGTCGCTCGACGGACTCTCGGTCGCGATCTATCGGCTTCTCTCCGGATCGGCCCGGTGGGGAACGATCCTCGTCGCGGGGCTTCTGTTGGTCGGGATCGGCGGGTTCTCGGCGGTGACGAACCCGGCGATCGGCGCGCTCACGCTCCTGTCTGCCATCCCCGCGTTCGCGCTCGCCGCGTACGTCTATCGCTCGGACATCACCACGAGCGCGCCGCTCGGGCTGCTCGTCGCGACGTTCATGCTCGGCGTGCTCACCGCGAACTTCGCGGCGATACTCAACTCCGTCGCGCAGCCGTACTTCAGCCCGATCGGCTTCCTCGGCACGGTCGCGTTCTTCTTCCTGATCGTCGGGCCCGTCGAGGAGACGGTGAAGCTGCTGGCGGTCCGGCTGTACGCCTACAGCCACGACAGCTTCGACTCGGTGCTCGACGGCGCGGTGTACGGCGCGATGGCGGGCCTCGGTTTCGCGTTCATCGAGAACGCGCTGTACATCTCCCGCGGCATCGAGCAGAGCGGACTCGACCTCGGGCTGGGGCTGATCGGGATCGGCGGCGGGATCACCTTCACTCGCGCGCTCGCCGGACCGGGGCACGTCATCTACTCGGCGTTCGCGGGCTACTACCTCGGCCTGGCGAAGTTCAACCCCGAGAACCGCGGGCCGATCGTCGTGAAGGGCCTGGTCATCGCCGCGCTCATCCACGCCACGTACAACTCCACCGTCGGGATCGGTTCGGCGGCGTTGAGCGCGTTCGTCGGGCTGCCGACGCTGGCGTCGTCGTTCGTCTACATCGCGATGTTCGACGGCGTGTTCGCGTTGGTTCTCCTGCGCAAGATCAACCGGTACCGGACGGCGTACACCTCCGCTCACGAGACGGACGCACCTGCCGAAGAGGAACAGCGCTCGGAGCTGACGGAGTTCGACGCCTGA
- a CDS encoding DUF7532 family protein encodes MHFDPREQAALREVGLDADDLEAASELVADAVDEAATDLADFFEGDGPYYSDMDTAHSDGGVREHDVDHLDVYTHAADLRGYLRFDRWGVPVEDGRVLNDETVELTLGDTVNDRVRFATDPDAL; translated from the coding sequence ATGCACTTCGACCCGCGCGAACAGGCGGCGCTTCGCGAGGTCGGCCTCGACGCCGACGACCTCGAAGCCGCCTCGGAGCTGGTTGCGGACGCGGTCGACGAGGCGGCGACCGACCTCGCCGACTTCTTCGAGGGCGACGGGCCCTACTACTCGGACATGGACACCGCCCACAGCGACGGCGGGGTCCGCGAGCACGACGTGGACCACCTCGACGTGTACACCCACGCGGCGGACCTCCGCGGCTACCTGCGGTTCGACCGCTGGGGCGTTCCCGTCGAGGACGGCCGCGTGCTGAACGACGAGACCGTCGAACTCACCCTCGGCGACACCGTGAACGACCGCGTGCGCTTCGCGACTGACCCCGACGCGTTATGA